The sequence acggacggacagacagacagacatggcgaaactataagggttcctattcctagttgactacggaaccctaaaaatgaggttgaacctatcataaggaagagcgaacgggatggacgatatgaatgataatgaatgaaaagggcgcgaacaaACTGACttgcgaagacttggtgtttttacaagttttgtttttgatgggatacagtatctattgtcttagtccgtttttatccgatccgatatcggatgtcggaaggatttaaatggaaaaaccggccaagagcgtgtcgggccacgctcagtgtagggttccgtagttttccgtatttttctcaaaaactactgaacctatcaagttcaaaataattttcctagaaagtccttataaagttctacttttgtgatttttttcatattttttaaacttatggttcaaaagttagaggggacgcacattttttcctttaggagcgattatttccgaaaatattaacattatcaaaaaatgatcttagtaaacccgtattcatttttaaatacctgcccaacaatatatcacacgttagggttggaatgaaaaaaaatatcaaaccccactttacatgtagggggggcaaactaataaaatattttttccaatttttatttttgcactttgctggcgtgattgatatacatattggtaccaaatttcagctttctagtgctaacggttactaagattatccgcggacggacggacggacggacagaaagacatggcgaaactataagggttcctagttgactacggaaccctaaaaacaagtaaatatataggtgaaattatgtttttttcaacTCCCGGGTTGCAAAACAATGCCATCTAGTTTTGAACCAAaaatttagcttttttttaggggtacgcttttttgtatgggctatgtcagtccagtattaaatggttcttgattatactaatataatatagcaaTACCCATGACGAATTTGTGtcaaatgtcagattccaaattgaacattaattttgaaatcagcagccCCGAAACCTAATTTACGACACTCCCATGACGACACAAAAGTTAGGAAAAAATGGGTTctgtaatgaaattaatgataattatactaatggttaccttaactataaactgaaatagactaCTTACATAATTTGCTAACTGCCGGACAAGCGCTTGACGAGCAGCGCGACCCAGCTGCAGCTCTTTGTTTAGCCAACACCTGTCAGGAGccattgccaaataaatatcagcATTCTGCTGACGGGCGTCAAACTCCGCCGCTAATCTCTGCTCCTGCTGCTGCTCCTGTTCTTCGTGTCGGTTCAGCGGAGGCAGTTCACAATTCGCTTTGTTAGCTATATTGTCAAGCACACAACACGTTTTAACGATCTTAGCTGCCGCTGCTGGCTTGTAGTGCAGTTTCTCCATTGACGACAAACACTACCAACTGATTTTTAGTCGCCCAAAACACCGCTCTATCGGCTCTATACAGTTGCGGGCTCGAACTTGTAAAGCGGTATAACGAGCTTCTGGAGATCCTACAGGTGCATCCAAAAGTCAGTGCATCCATCAGTAGTGTTTGCCTCTGTGGGTAAGCTGAATCACctgaaagaatataaaaatgtatggctGTGATATATTGAAATATACAATTATGCTACGAGTGTTTTGACTAACAGTTCTTACTTAGAGTGATATTTAAATTGACTAAACAATAAATCACACGTGCACGGAAGAAGATATTACACAGAAGATACTATATTTCTTTTagacatttgtcaaatttatgtcacgttagcttttttttaaatataaaattatcataTCTACGTTTTCATGATGGGTCTACACCGACGCAAATGCACGTcattcttgtttattttaataatgccaACGCCATCTTGCGACGAGTAGAGGAACCAAGTTGTGCCGAAAAAAACTTGCAATTTACTCTTTGGTACGACAAAATCCCCGTCTAAGTGTCATAAACCAAACATGGCGGCCATACCCATCGACAAAAAAGTCTATATACTGTGCCATTCAGGAGAACGCATGCCTTGGTTCGTATTGTCAGGCCATGAGAGATTAAATTCGTGTAAAATTACGCAATTCATATCTTTGTAATGATATGATGATTCGAATTGCAATCTCattctgtcactttgacacaagagTAAAATCAAAGTAGAATCAATACTAGAGTCGTGACACGTTAGCAAAATGCAGACCAAAAGTGTGTACCAAAAGTATTGCCAGTATTACAAGTTTGACCCAAAAAAGGGAATTTAATCGTTTGCCGTGCTtaggatttctacaaataggtgttatttgtgaatattttatctttttgttAGAAAGGCTCGGACGTATTGCGAAGTTTTGAGTCAAAGAGATTAATCaactaacatatttttaagcaatattttttttaaatattttttggtgtAGCTGGCACGACGACGACCGTCTATT is a genomic window of Leguminivora glycinivorella isolate SPB_JAAS2020 chromosome 6, LegGlyc_1.1, whole genome shotgun sequence containing:
- the LOC125227581 gene encoding uncharacterized protein LOC125227581 — encoded protein: MEKLHYKPAAAAKIVKTCCVLDNIANKANCELPPLNRHEEQEQQQEQRLAAEFDARQQNADIYLAMAPDRCWLNKELQLGRAARQALVRQLANYECGAPCYY